The Streptococcus downei MFe28 DNA window CTCTACCGCCTTGTCCATGTCATGGAGTAAATAGGGGTCGTGTAGCTGGGACAAGTCAGCCGACAGGAAATCTTCAAGCTTGGGCTGGTCATCAATGCCCCTTTGGTAGAGAATCTTGGCTGCCAAGTCATCTAATTCCTCAGTTTTTGCCAGCTCTAAAAAGGGCTCACTAGGAGCCTGGTCAACTTGTTTCCAATCGAACTTAGAGGTAATCATTTATAATTAAAAGCCTTTCTGGAAAGAAAATCTGCTGTCTTGGGAAAGAGGGCGTAAAATTTAGCGGCAAAGGCCATGGCTAGAGGCAAATTGAGCTCTCGCTTATTTTTGCCCATATTGGCGACAATTTTCTTGGCCACCTGTTCGGGGGTCAAACTATAACGAGCGACCGCCTTGAGATAGCTCCCTGAGGGGTCTGCTTTGTCAAAAAATTTGGTTGAGATAGGGCCAGGATTGACCGTCATCACATAGACCTGGCTGTCAGCCAATTCCAACCGCAGAGCATTGGAATAGCCAATGAGGGCAAACTTGGTCGCCGCATAGACAGAAGCCTTGGCGGTCGCCATCTTGCCAGCCATGCTAGCAATGTTGATGATATGGCCAGAACCAGCAACAGCCATCCGCTCGCCAACCAGACGGGAAAAATTGATGGCCGCTAGGGTATTAACATCGAAGGTCTCGCGAATGCTTGGAGCATCGAATGTATCGAAGGCCTTAAATTCACCAAAACCAGCATTGTTGATGAAAACATCAATGCGACCGAACTCTTTATAGACTTGGTCCACTAGCTGAGCTAGGGCCTGGTCATCACGACTATTGAGACCATAACTGTGGAAATTGGGCCTATCAGCATATAGCTTAGCCATTTTTTCTTGGTTTCGTCCCACAGCCAGAACAATATCGTCTTGAGGCAGGAGCTTGATGATGGCTTGAGCTAGGCCTCCCGAAGCTCCTGTTATGGCCACTACTCGTTGTCTTTGTGCTGTCAAATCTCTACCTCTTCTAGGTCCCAGACCACCTTGCTATTTTCAAAAATACTTCTCGCATCCGCTTCTAATTGGCGGACATCTCGAGCTAGGAAACGGGCGCTGATGTGATTCATCAAGAGCCTCTTGGCACTAGCATCCTTGGCCACCTGAGCTGCCTGCATATTGGTAGAGTGGCCATGGTTTCTAGCCAAGCGTTCATCTCCCCTACCATAGGTCGACTCATGAACCAAAATATCAGCCCCCAAGGCCAGGCGAACGCTGGCATGGCATTTTCTAGTATCCCCCAGAATGGCTAGCACCTTACCCTTGCGAGGGGCTGAAACATAGTCTTTAGCAATAATTTTTGTGCCATCTTCCAGAACCACATCTTGACCATTTTTCACCTTACCAAAGAGCGGGCCAAAAGGAAGACCAGCCGCTTTAAGCTTTTCAGCATCTAGAGTGCCTTCCAAGTCCTTCTGTACCACCCGATAGCCCACACAAAAAATCGTATGATCCAACTTTTCAGCATAAACCGTAAATTTATCCGTCTCCAAAATCTTTCCTAGGGAATGGGCATCAAACTCATGAAAATAAATGCGATAGGGCAGGCGGGTCCCCGATAATTTGAGAGTGGTCAGAACCATACTGCGAATACCGACAGGACCATAAAGATCGAGGTCGGTCTGTTCCTCGCTGGCTTGAAAAGAGCGACTGGCTAAAAAACCAGGTAGACCTAAGACGTGATCCCCATGCAGGTGGGTGATGAAAATCTTACGGACCTTTCGAGGCTTGATGGTTGTTTCCAAAATCTGTCGCTGGGTTCCTTCCCCGCAATCAAACATCCAAACTTGGTCAATTTCATTGAGGAGCTTCAAGACTAAACTGGAGACATTGCGAGCCTTGGCCGGTTGGCCGGCTCCTGTTCCTAAAAATTGCAATTCCATACGTAACTCTCTTGCTGGTCCCAGAAAACTCCGGGACCAGTCTTTCTAACTTCTTTCTATTCTTTTATATAAATGACAAACTGCCTCTGGCTAAAGCCATAATAAATTGGCCCCTGGGCCTTTTTACTTACTCGGTCAGCCACACTTAGAACCTCATCCGCATTATAACCAGAAATCTTGAGGTAGCCAGCCTGCAAACGGTAGACATCCGTCAGGAGGGCAGATTGGTCTAAGTCAAGCTTCTCCACATCGGTTTCAGCGAATTCCAGCGGTCTCATTTTAATGGTGCCAGCCTCCTGATAAACCTTGTAGTGGGGGAAAATCTGGGCTATTTCCAACAAGAGTTGACCCCTTATGGGCTCTTCATTTTCTGAAAATACTTGAGCCACTTCTTGGGCCGACTCATAAACAAAGCCATAAGACTTGCCAGATAGGTTTAGGCGGACAAAGGGCTGCCTTTCTTCTGCAAAAGAGGGCTGCTTGGTCAACCAACCAAAGGCTTGAGAAAGTTCCAAATAATAGGCCGTCGCTGCTTGAGGGCCTTCCTTCTGATAGAGCTCAGCAAAATAGGCGTTGACGACACTTGGAGGCGGGCACACCAAGAGTTGGGCGGTCTCAAGGCTCAGACTAGCCAGATTGTTTTTTAGATAGACCTTATCCAAACTGGTAAAGCCCCCGTATTTGAGGGCTAATTCCATCACATCAGTCATAAAATTCTTCCAATCTCCACTTATTTTTTTCAGCAATAAAACCAGAAATTTCTTGAGACTCTTGGTTAAATTGATAAGAACCCAGCAGGGCATACTTGCTTAAATCATAGAGCTTATAAAACTTATCTGGACTTACCTTGATACTAAAGGGTAGGAAAAGCTGCTCGATTTCATCCAAAATTTGCCGACGGAGAATTTGCCGACTCTCTGGTTCCCTTAAGGAAAGGCGAATATTGGGAAAGGCTGTGGCCACTAGGTCCTGGGCCTGATCCATCTTATTATAGATGGCTAGACGTGGGATATCCAGCATGTCCAAGTCCTTCAAAATATCTAAGACCACCTCTTCTTGCTCCGTGTGATTAGGGTTACTGGCATCAATGACATGAAGAAGCAAGTCCACATGACGACTCTCTTCAAGGGTTGATTTGAAGGCTGCCACCAATTCTGTCGGCAGGTCGCCAATAAAACCAACCGTATCGGTCAGGGTTACCTGAAATTGGTCCTTAAGAAAAATCTGCTTGGTCGTCGCATCCAGCGTTGCAAATAATTCATCGGCTTCGTATTGGTCCTTATCTGTCAAACGGTTCATCAGGGTTGACTTTCCCGCATTGGTATAGCCAATCAAACCGATTTTAAAGACGGACGAATCCAGCCGTTTTTCACGTATGGTGGAACGAGTTCTTTCAACCTGCTTAAGTTGCCGTTCTATATCGCTAATCTGATGGCGAATAGAGCGCCGATTGAGTTCCAGAAGACTCTCACCAGGGCCCCGACTACCAATACCACCAGCCTGACGACTGAGCATGACGCCTTGTCCTGCCAGCCTAGGTAGCATATATTTGAGCTGGGCCAGATGAACCTGGAGCTTGCCCTCATGACTACGAGCTCGCATAGCAAAAATATCCAAAATCAACTGCATGCGGTCAATCACCTTGACCCCAAAGGCCGTTTCTAGATTGGCGTTTTGTCTTGGACTTAGACGATTGTTGACAATGACCGTATCAATCTGGTCTGCCTCAATCATACTGGCCACTTCTTGGAGCTTGCCCGAACCAATAAAGGACTTGCTGTCGTATTTTTCACGCTTTTGCTGGTAGCTGGCGACAACTTGTGCCCCTGCTGTCTGGGCCAAACCCGCCAATTCCTGCATGGACATGTCGAAATTTTGACTGCTGGGCAATTCAACACCCAGCAAAATTACACTTTCGCTAGACTCAGCCGTTTCATGCATGTCCCACTCACCTTTCTATCAGCCTGGTAAAGCTTTTTCAAGGCAAAAATGGCTCTTATACTCTTCAAAAATCAAGACTATCCATCGTTAACTCACTTTGCCGTACCCAAGTACTGCCTGCAGTTCGTTGCCTCGGATACTTCTGATTTTTATTGAGTATTACCACCAGTTTTCTTCGCCCATTTGGACTTTCATTATATCACAAATAGGGGCAAATTTTACGAGGTCAAGGCTGAATTTTTCCATTAAAAAATGACCGGAAAATCCAGTCATTTTAATGGTCCTTATAAATTCAAAGCCTCAATTAGAAGCGAATAATTTCACGCGTTCTTTCGTATGATGACACGAAACGATCGGTGACGCCTGGTTCAACAACTTCCAGAGCATAGGAGATTTCTTCAAAGGAAGATTTATAATCGTATTCCTTCTCAAAAAGTTTGAGGGCAATTTCAAAGCTCTCTTGAACTGCAGGCTCAAAGCTACGATAGCGGTTGGAGTATTGCAGGAGTTGCTCGGTCAAAGTTGCATTTTGAACCACACGGTAGGTCGTTTCAATCAGAAGGTCCATGGAAGAACCAGCTGATTCGGTCAAGCGGGCTACCAAGTTAATATTGATGCGCCCTTTACTCAGTTCATCCAGGAGAGTTTCCAAATGCTCGCTGGTTGTAAAGAAGATACTGAGGAAGTCCTGAGGAATACCAGGCAAATTGCGTTTTTCCATGAAACGCTTAATCACATGGAGTTGGTTCACATAGTCATCGGCCTTAATCCGAGACTCATTTTCAATACGCTCAATTCCCTTGAGCTCACCGCTAAGTTCAATCTGACCATCCTCAACGTTAGACAGGGTCTTGAGGGCATCATCAAAGATTCTTTTAAGTTCTGAGAAAGGTTTCTCTTGGGTGTCAAAGTTTTCAATTGCCGGGATGGTATCGTCTTCGATTTTCTTCAATTCCTTAGCAAACTTGCTAACACTGAGCGTCTCATTGTCTTCAATAATGTAAAGACTGTTGAGGTGAGCCATTTCTTTTTCAAGCGCCTGATTATTGTGCTTAGCATGCTCCAAGTACTTGGGCAGGATCTTAGAATCCTTCATAACTTGCTTATTAGCATCAATTTCACGCTCGAAGATGGCATAGAGACCGTCAATCTTTTCTTGAATCTCTTCGTTTTCCTCAAGTGCTCGATCCAAGTCCAAGGTCGCTAGGCCATCTGCATTGCTAGAAATAGATTCTCGAATATCCTGGAAGCGACGCTCAATATTGCGTTCTGGGAAGTGGTAATGCGCATCCAAAAGCTTGCCATAACCCGATTCCAAATCATCCAATTGATCTGGGAAGTCGTCTTCCAACTTGGCCACAATAGCAGGGATTTTTTCTGATATTTGACCGAGGGCAATGGTATGCTCCTCAGCCTTATCCAAGATTTCAGCTGCTTCAACAGGGTCCCCTGTTGAGTTGAGGGTAACAAATTGAGAGAATTCTGCTTCAATATTCTTGAGTTGCTTCTCAATTTCAGTCTTAGTGGCACCAAAGTTATCAGAGTTATCTTCAATACTGGTCTTGAGATCTTCATAGAGGTCCAAGGCATGCTTAACTCTGGCACTATTCTTGTCTTCCTGATCTTTCAGAATTCCCAAGGCATCTCGAACTGAGCTAATATCTTCTTGGGCCAAATCCAATTGGCTCTCAATCGTGCCCAGAGAATTTCTGACCTTGAGGAAGCGGAAGGAATCATTTTGATTTTCCGCCTCAACCAGGTTGGCTTCGATATCCTTAACCGTATTGGTCGACAGGTCGGTCCACTTTTGATTCCATTCTCGGAAGGTGGTTTGACTTTGGCCAATCAGATTCAGCTTTTTAACGGACTCCAATTCCTTTGCGACTGGCTGCTCAAACAACTGTTGCTTGCGCTCTTCTAATTGTGCCAACCGTAAATCATTTCGTTTTCTAAGAATAACACCGATAAGATAACCGACAATGACCACAAGGACCAGGGCTACTATCAGCACTACAATTCCGCTCGACATGTTCTCTCCTTTAAGTCATGAGAAGGGTCTAAAACAAAGCTCAAGGAAGCCAATAGCCTTGAGCTTGCCTGTCCCACTTCTCTCTTTTTATCATTTTGATACCTTAATGCAAAATCCATTCCTCCAACCAGGCCTAAGCTGGTAGGGTAATCGGGCTTGCTAGAGCATAGCCTAATTTTCAAGGCTGAAAATCAATAAGCCTGCTCCTTTTCTTTCACATAGTACGCCCCATTATATCATAGTTCTAGGGACTTATCAAAAAAAGTTCCAACTAAATATCTAGGGTAGAATAGACAGCATTTTCTTCAATAAACTCACGGCGGGGACCAACTTGGTCACCCATGAGCATGTCAAAAATCTTATCGGCTTCGGCAGCATCATCAACAGAAACACGAGCCATCAGGCGGTGTTCAGGGTCCATGGTCGTTTTCCAGAGTTGGTGGTCATCCATTTCCCCCAGCCCCTTGTAACGTTGAACGCTTGGTTTGGAGCGACCTTGGGTGTAGCGCTCCAGGGCTTCTTGCAATTTGGTTTCTTGGTCAGCGCCTGGTTGGATGTATTCCTTGACTTCACTACCAACCTTGACCCCATAAATCGGTGGCTGAGCAATGTAGACATAGCCAGCTTCAACAACAGGACGCATGTAGCGATAAAAAAGGGTCAAGAGCAGGGTTCTGATATGGGATCCATCGACATCGGCATCAGTCATGATGACCAACTTTTGGTAGCGAGCCTTGCTGACATCAAATTCAGCTCCAAAGCCTGTTCCCATAGCGGTAAAGAGGCTGCGGATTTCATCGTTGGCCAGAATCTTGTCCATGCTGGCCTTTTCCACATTGAGAATCTTACCACGAATAGGCAAAATAGCCTGGAATTCACGGTTACGGCCGGACTTGGCCGAACCACCAGCTGAGTCCCCTTCGACGATGAAGAGTTCATTTTGGCTGGCATCATTGGATGAACAGTCGGCCAATTTACCAGGCAGATTGGAAATTTCCAAGCCAGACTTTTTGCGAGTAACTTCACGGGCTCGCTTAGCAGCAATCCTAGCCTTAGAAGCTAAGATACCCTTTTCAACGATTTTCTTAGCAATCTGAGGATTTTCCAAAAGGAAACGTGAGAAAGCCTCGCTAAAGAGGCGATTGGTAATCTTAACTACCTCTGAGTTCCCCAGTTTGGTTTTGGTTTGACCTTCAAATTGCGGATTTGGATGCTTGACAGAAATAATAGCGGTCAAGCCTTCACGAACATCTTCGCCGGAAAGATTGTCGTCTTTTTCTTTGAGCAACTTGTTTTGCCGGGCGTAGTCATTGATAACCCGCGTCAGAGCGGTCCGAAAACCTTGTTCATGGGTACCGCCCTCGTGGGTATGAATATTATTGGCAAAACTGAGGACATTCTCATGGTAGGTACCAGTGTATTGCATGGCCACTTCAACTGAAATGCCATCCATTTCGCCATCAGTGTAGATAGGATTCTCAAAGAGGACCTCCTTGTTTTCGTTGAGGTAGTCAACATAGCTGACAATCCCACCTTCGTAGTGGTAAACCTGACTTTGCTCCTTGCCCTCACGCTTGTCGCTAATGGAAATCTTAAGCCCTTTATTGAGGAAGGCCAACTCTTGAATCCGTTTGGCCAGCTTATCAAAATCAAATTCCGTCGTTTCGGTGAAAATTTCTGGGTCAGGTGTGAAGTGAACAGTGGTTCCTGTTTTGTCCGTATCCCCGATGACCTTGAGGTCTGCAACTACGAGGCCACGCTTGTACTCTTGGAAGTGGATTTTGCCATTCTTATGGACCTTAACTTCCAAAGAGGTTGATAAGGCATTAACGACGGAAGAACCAACCCCGTGCAGACCACCGGAAACCTTGTAGCCGCCTCCGCCAAACTTACCACCGGCGTGAAGAACGGTGAAGACCGTTTCAACAGCGGGACGACCAGTCTTTTCTTGAATGTCAACTGGGATTCCTCGGCCATCATCAACAACAGTAATAGAATCGTCTTCCTCAATAAAGACCTCAATATGGCTGGCAAAACCAGCTAGAGCCTCGTCAATGGAGTTATCTACAATTTCCCAGACTAAATGGTGCAGCCCTTCTTTTGAAGTTGACCCAATATACATACCAGGCCGCATCCGAACAGCCTCCAGCCCTTCTAAGACCTGAATCTGACTGGCATCATATTCCTGAGCCAGATCCTCGCGATTTTTATTTTCTTCTGTCATCTTACACTACCGTTTCTAATAATAATTTTTCACCATCGAAAAGCTGAGCTTCAATTCCCGCTGCTCGAGCCGCCTGCAAATCGATTTCTCGGTCACCAATCGCCAGAGCGCTAGTCATGGCGTACTTATTCTTAAGATAAAGCATGGATTCGGGATTGGGTTTTCTAGCAAATTCCGACTCACTAGTCACCACTTCTGTAAAATACTGATTAATTCCCGCCTTCTTTAGAATATCTAAGACCAAATGGTTGCGGTGGGAAATCATAAAATTCCGTCCACCCTGATTAACAATTTTTGCCAGCAATTCTTTGGCACCTGCAAATAGAACCGGTTTCGCTAAAGCTTGAGCTTCGCGGTTCTTATAGTGGGCCCGAAAGGAGGGTTGATCAGGAATGAAATGAGCAATAGCCGCATCTGTTGAAATCTTCAATTTAGCATAGACCTGATCGTGATCAGCCTTCTGGCCAAATTCCTTTAAGGTTTGACAAAAGGCCCGCGTTGAGGTCTCATAATTATCAAGCAGAGTACCGCCTAAATCCCAGATATAATCATGAAATTTCATAATCTTTATTATAGCATATTTCGCTCTATTTTGCACCTTGCTTGTCCTATTTCCAGCCCCATTTCACGCCATTTTTGAGGCAAATAGCCCTCTACTTTTTTTCCAAATCAAAAGGCCTAGGAAAGAAACTTCCTAAGCCTGCTTTTAAATCCAATATTTGTTCCAACTACTGCGGCTCAAACCTTCGTCAATTCGTCTTTCCTTTGCCAAAGAATTCTGGTAGGACATGGAGAGAACCAGACCGACCCCAATCAAATTGGACATGAGTGAGGAACCCCCTTTGGAAATGAAAGGAAGTGGAATCCCTGTCAGGGGAAGAACTCCGATAGCCGCACCAATATTTTCAAAAACGTGGAAGAGAATCATCATGATGAATCCCGTCGCAATGTAGGTGTTAAAGACATTATTGGACTCAATCGTAATTCGAATCATACGGAAGATGAGAATTAAATAGAGCAAGATAACGACAATCGAGCCAACAAACCCGAAGTCCTCAGCAATGACCGTGAAAATCATATCTGATTCACGAACAGGTACTGATAACTCAGCAATATTAAAGCCCTTACCGAAAAGACCACCACTACCGATAGAAATCAAGCCCTGGACCTGCTGGTAGGCAATGCCTGACTCATAGGCAAAGGGATCCAGCCAGGCAGCCACCCGGTTAATCTTATAGGTTTCCATTCCCATATGATAGAGCCACTCCTTGCCCCAATCACTAGTAAAGATGAGGAGGAAAAGGCCAAAGCCGAGCCCCGCCACCAAGAGAGCCGATAGAATAATCCGCCAGGAGACGCCGGATAGGACTATCAGGCCGGCCAGAATAGCCAGAAAGACCATAGCTGTCCCCATGTCCTTCTGCAATACTAAGAGCAAGAGGACAGGAGCCGTTACAGCAAGATAGATGAGAATCAGTCGGCCGTCTTTTTTGAGCGAAGGCTCTTCTTCCTTATACTCATCCTTGAACCAGACCCCCATTCGAGCCAACATGAGAATATAGGCAATCTTCATAAATTCCGAGGGCTGAAAGAGACTGACCGAGCCAACGCTGACCCAGTTCTTAGCCCCTGTTGAAGCAACCAGGGTTGGACTATAAATGAAGAGGGGTAAAACCATCAAGGCCAGACCCGCGCCATAGAGGTAGGGGGTCAGTTTCCAGAGCCGCTCGACATCGAAAAACATAACGACAAAAGCAATAATACAGCCGACCACAATTCCGATGACCTGCTGGATAATAACCGAGAGGACAGAATGGGGATTATCATGGCTGGTCGCTGTATAGATGGCCACCATCCCGATTAAGATTAAGAGAAAAACAGGAAGGATGACCGTATAGTCAATGCGACTATCTAAAGGTCTTTTTCTTTTTCTGGGCATTGCCACACTCCTTAAAATAACTAGTATCCATTATAGCATGTAATCATGACAAAGGCATGACCTTAAA harbors:
- a CDS encoding SDR family NAD(P)-dependent oxidoreductase, coding for MTAQRQRVVAITGASGGLAQAIIKLLPQDDIVLAVGRNQEKMAKLYADRPNFHSYGLNSRDDQALAQLVDQVYKEFGRIDVFINNAGFGEFKAFDTFDAPSIRETFDVNTLAAINFSRLVGERMAVAGSGHIINIASMAGKMATAKASVYAATKFALIGYSNALRLELADSQVYVMTVNPGPISTKFFDKADPSGSYLKAVARYSLTPEQVAKKIVANMGKNKRELNLPLAMAFAAKFYALFPKTADFLSRKAFNYK
- the rnz gene encoding ribonuclease Z, which gives rise to MELQFLGTGAGQPAKARNVSSLVLKLLNEIDQVWMFDCGEGTQRQILETTIKPRKVRKIFITHLHGDHVLGLPGFLASRSFQASEEQTDLDLYGPVGIRSMVLTTLKLSGTRLPYRIYFHEFDAHSLGKILETDKFTVYAEKLDHTIFCVGYRVVQKDLEGTLDAEKLKAAGLPFGPLFGKVKNGQDVVLEDGTKIIAKDYVSAPRKGKVLAILGDTRKCHASVRLALGADILVHESTYGRGDERLARNHGHSTNMQAAQVAKDASAKRLLMNHISARFLARDVRQLEADARSIFENSKVVWDLEEVEI
- a CDS encoding cystathionine beta-lyase, which translates into the protein MTDVMELALKYGGFTSLDKVYLKNNLASLSLETAQLLVCPPPSVVNAYFAELYQKEGPQAATAYYLELSQAFGWLTKQPSFAEERQPFVRLNLSGKSYGFVYESAQEVAQVFSENEEPIRGQLLLEIAQIFPHYKVYQEAGTIKMRPLEFAETDVEKLDLDQSALLTDVYRLQAGYLKISGYNADEVLSVADRVSKKAQGPIYYGFSQRQFVIYIKE
- the hflX gene encoding GTPase HflX — translated: MHETAESSESVILLGVELPSSQNFDMSMQELAGLAQTAGAQVVASYQQKREKYDSKSFIGSGKLQEVASMIEADQIDTVIVNNRLSPRQNANLETAFGVKVIDRMQLILDIFAMRARSHEGKLQVHLAQLKYMLPRLAGQGVMLSRQAGGIGSRGPGESLLELNRRSIRHQISDIERQLKQVERTRSTIREKRLDSSVFKIGLIGYTNAGKSTLMNRLTDKDQYEADELFATLDATTKQIFLKDQFQVTLTDTVGFIGDLPTELVAAFKSTLEESRHVDLLLHVIDASNPNHTEQEEVVLDILKDLDMLDIPRLAIYNKMDQAQDLVATAFPNIRLSLREPESRQILRRQILDEIEQLFLPFSIKVSPDKFYKLYDLSKYALLGSYQFNQESQEISGFIAEKNKWRLEEFYD
- the ezrA gene encoding septation ring formation regulator EzrA, encoding MSSGIVVLIVALVLVVIVGYLIGVILRKRNDLRLAQLEERKQQLFEQPVAKELESVKKLNLIGQSQTTFREWNQKWTDLSTNTVKDIEANLVEAENQNDSFRFLKVRNSLGTIESQLDLAQEDISSVRDALGILKDQEDKNSARVKHALDLYEDLKTSIEDNSDNFGATKTEIEKQLKNIEAEFSQFVTLNSTGDPVEAAEILDKAEEHTIALGQISEKIPAIVAKLEDDFPDQLDDLESGYGKLLDAHYHFPERNIERRFQDIRESISSNADGLATLDLDRALEENEEIQEKIDGLYAIFEREIDANKQVMKDSKILPKYLEHAKHNNQALEKEMAHLNSLYIIEDNETLSVSKFAKELKKIEDDTIPAIENFDTQEKPFSELKRIFDDALKTLSNVEDGQIELSGELKGIERIENESRIKADDYVNQLHVIKRFMEKRNLPGIPQDFLSIFFTTSEHLETLLDELSKGRININLVARLTESAGSSMDLLIETTYRVVQNATLTEQLLQYSNRYRSFEPAVQESFEIALKLFEKEYDYKSSFEEISYALEVVEPGVTDRFVSSYERTREIIRF
- the gyrB gene encoding DNA topoisomerase (ATP-hydrolyzing) subunit B, which produces MTEENKNREDLAQEYDASQIQVLEGLEAVRMRPGMYIGSTSKEGLHHLVWEIVDNSIDEALAGFASHIEVFIEEDDSITVVDDGRGIPVDIQEKTGRPAVETVFTVLHAGGKFGGGGYKVSGGLHGVGSSVVNALSTSLEVKVHKNGKIHFQEYKRGLVVADLKVIGDTDKTGTTVHFTPDPEIFTETTEFDFDKLAKRIQELAFLNKGLKISISDKREGKEQSQVYHYEGGIVSYVDYLNENKEVLFENPIYTDGEMDGISVEVAMQYTGTYHENVLSFANNIHTHEGGTHEQGFRTALTRVINDYARQNKLLKEKDDNLSGEDVREGLTAIISVKHPNPQFEGQTKTKLGNSEVVKITNRLFSEAFSRFLLENPQIAKKIVEKGILASKARIAAKRAREVTRKKSGLEISNLPGKLADCSSNDASQNELFIVEGDSAGGSAKSGRNREFQAILPIRGKILNVEKASMDKILANDEIRSLFTAMGTGFGAEFDVSKARYQKLVIMTDADVDGSHIRTLLLTLFYRYMRPVVEAGYVYIAQPPIYGVKVGSEVKEYIQPGADQETKLQEALERYTQGRSKPSVQRYKGLGEMDDHQLWKTTMDPEHRLMARVSVDDAAEADKIFDMLMGDQVGPRREFIEENAVYSTLDI
- a CDS encoding HAD-IA family hydrolase, with the translated sequence MKFHDYIWDLGGTLLDNYETSTRAFCQTLKEFGQKADHDQVYAKLKISTDAAIAHFIPDQPSFRAHYKNREAQALAKPVLFAGAKELLAKIVNQGGRNFMISHRNHLVLDILKKAGINQYFTEVVTSESEFARKPNPESMLYLKNKYAMTSALAIGDREIDLQAARAAGIEAQLFDGEKLLLETVV
- a CDS encoding FtsW/RodA/SpoVE family cell cycle protein produces the protein MPRKRKRPLDSRIDYTVILPVFLLILIGMVAIYTATSHDNPHSVLSVIIQQVIGIVVGCIIAFVVMFFDVERLWKLTPYLYGAGLALMVLPLFIYSPTLVASTGAKNWVSVGSVSLFQPSEFMKIAYILMLARMGVWFKDEYKEEEPSLKKDGRLILIYLAVTAPVLLLLVLQKDMGTAMVFLAILAGLIVLSGVSWRIILSALLVAGLGFGLFLLIFTSDWGKEWLYHMGMETYKINRVAAWLDPFAYESGIAYQQVQGLISIGSGGLFGKGFNIAELSVPVRESDMIFTVIAEDFGFVGSIVVILLYLILIFRMIRITIESNNVFNTYIATGFIMMILFHVFENIGAAIGVLPLTGIPLPFISKGGSSLMSNLIGVGLVLSMSYQNSLAKERRIDEGLSRSSWNKYWI